The DNA sequence AAACATATTGGACAGCCGCGCCACCAAAAAAGAAATGTTCACAAAAGAAATTGAAGTGGCGACCTGTTTGGTGCGCGCACCGGCCAGACGCATTGACAGCGCGAGACTCTCCATAGCATGGATCAAAAAAGTAAAACCACAGACTAAAGCGACAGTATTCACACGCGGATTATAACACGTTAAAAATCAGGCTCTGGCCAACGTTGGTTTTTTCACTCAAAATACGCCGCGCTGGATTTTTCGGTTTCCCAGACCGTGACTTTATAGACGGGCAGAATTTCTTTCAAATCCAGATAAATCTGTTTGGCGATATTTTCCGCGGTGGGCGAGACCGGCAAAACCTCGTTCAGGAATTTGTGATCAAACTTGGCCAGCTCCGCGTTCAGGGCTTTTTTCACGACCGCAAAATCGACCACCCAGCCGACTTCCGGCTCTTGTTTTTCGCCGCGCACAGCCAGCGCCACGCGCCAGTTATGCCCGTGCAGATTTTCGCAGGGACTGTTACTCTTGATAAGCTGGTGCGCGCCGGAAAATGAGCTCTCGACCGTCAACTCGAACATACTTGCCTCCTTGTCTCGCGCTGGCCACAAATTCAGAAAGTCCGGTTCCCGCGGCCAGCAGGTTTTCTTTAGTCAAGATCTCTTTGACCAGCGCCGCCGTGCCGGCCGCCGGATCGACATATTTTATTTTATTTCCGGCACAGGCGCGAATCGTCCGGTCGATCAAAGGATAATGCGTGCAGCCGTAGATCAGCGTGTCAATACCCGCGGCTAAAAGCGGCCGCAAATATTCCGCCGCCGCCACGCGCAGCTCCGGCGAATCAAACTCGCCCCGTTCGATCAGCGGCACAAATCGCGGACAGGCTTGCTCGTAAACCCGCACCGTAGGATTGAGGCTGGTCAAAATATTTTGGTAAGCGCGGGACTTAACCGTGGCCTCCGTGGCCAGCACGCCGATCTTTTTATTTTTGGTCAAAGCAAAAGCGGTGTTGGCGCCCGGCCCGATCACGCCGACTATCGGCAGCGCAAATTTATCTTTGCAGCGCTCCAGAGCGATGGCCGAGGAAGTGTTGCAGGCCACGACCACCAGTTTCACGCCGCGCTCGACAAAATAAGCCAATATTTCCTCATTGATAGCGATGATCTCCGCCGGCGTTTTTGCGCCATAGGGCATATGGGCCAGATCGGCATAATAAATTACGGATTCCTGCGGCAGCTGCTTTTGCAGCTCGCGCAGAACGGTCAGTCCGCCAATGCCGCTGTCAAATATGCCGATCGGATACTCATTCATGCGGAGATTATATACTGTAAGAACGGTATTCGTCATTGAGCTTAAGTTTTTAAAAATTAGTTTTATATATTCGCCGCGCCCGGTAACCCAGAACTTCAATACATATTCAGCGGGTCAACGTCGATCTCGATTTTAACCGGCGACTCCGCGGGAAAATCAGCATAATTTACGTCCAGGTCTTTTAGCAAAATCTGCCAGCGGTAATAACCTTTTAGTTTGCGGATAATACAGGGCGCCGGGCCCAGCGCCCGCGGCGCGTATTTTTGCGCGTAACGCTCCGCCATTTTTTTGGCCTGCGCTTCGTCAGCCGCCGCAAAAACGATCGCGGTCAGGCGGGAAAACGGCGGATAATTCAGCTCACGGCGCTGGATCAATTCCCGCGCGTAAAATCCCTGCGTGTCATGCCGGGCTGCGGCCTGCACCGCGTAATGCTCTGGCTGATAAGTCTGCACGATGACCTTGCCGGCTCGGTCACCGCGGCCGGCGCGCCCCGCGGCCTGCGTCAATAATTGAAAAGTCTGCTCGGCGGAACGAAAATCTGGCAGATTGAGCAGCGCGTCCGCCGCGATAATACCCACCAGAGTCACTGCGGAAAAATCGTGGCCTTTGGCGATCATCTGCGTGCCGAGCAGCACCGCGCGGTCTGCCTTCAAAAACTCTTTTAAAATCTTTTCGTGCGCGCCGCGTTTCTTCGTCGTATCGCTGTCCATACGCAGGATGCGCGCGTCGCCGAAATATTTTTGCAGCTCCGCCTCGGCTTTCTGTGTACCCGCGCCAAAATATTTGAGATAAGGCTGCCCGCATTTGGGGCATAGCCGGTCGGGAATTTTTTCCGCGCGGCCGCAGTAGTGGCATTTGGCCTGGCCGTCAGCATGATAGACCAGCGCCACACTGCAGCGCGGACACTCCAGCGTATAGCCACAGGCGCGGCAGCTGACAAAAGTGGCAAAACCACGGCGGTTCATCAGCAGCATAGCTTTGCCGCCGCTATCCAGACAGGCGCGCAGCTCTCTCTGCAAAGGCGCGGACAAAACCGAAAAATTACCGTTCTGTAACTCCGCGCGCATGTCCACGATCTCGACCGGCGGCAAAGGCCGGTCGTTGACGCGCCGCGGCAGATAGATATAGCCATAGCGGTCATCCGGCGGATTTTGGAATAACTGATAGGTTTCCAGCGCCGGCGTAGCCGTGCCCAGCGCCACTTTAGCGCCGCACAACTCCGCTCTTTTCAACGCCGCCGCCACCGCGTGATACCGCGGATTATTGTCCTGTTTGTAAGAGCCGTCCTGTTCCTCGTCGATAATGATCAAGCCGGGGTTTTGAAAAGGCGCGAATAAAGCTGAGCGCGCGCCGACCACCAGCTGCACTTCGTTATTGAGAATTTTTTGCTGGTTTTCCCGCCGCTGTTTAGGGGTCAGCGCGCTGTGCAGCACGGCAATCTCAAATCGTTCAGCAAATCTCTGCACCGTTTGCGGCGTCAAGGAAATTTCCGGCACCAGCACGATGACCTGCCGGCCGGCCGCGCAGACTTCCTGAGCGGCGCGCAAATAAATTTCCGTTTTGCCGCTGCCGGTCACGCCGTGGATCAAGACAAATTGTTTTTGCCGGATCAGCGACAGGGCTTTTTCTTGTTCCGGAGAGAGCTGCATATCAGGCGGTTAATTCGCCGGATTGTTTTAAAATGCGCCGCAGAACCAGCGGATAAAAAAGATTTTCCGCCAGCACGGCCAGCACGGCGGCGGACAAAACCAATTGCTCGACATTAAAAGCCCAGAGCAGCAGGATCAGCGCGCCGTCGTTGACGCGCAGGCCATAGGCTATTCTCCGGCAAAAATCCTCGCCAAAAAGATAACGTCGCGCCAAAAAATTATAGAGATAAAAAGCCGCCAGCCGCAGGACACACAGCACGGCCGCCGCACCCAGCGCCGGCCAGTCAATTTTCAGCCAGACAAAAATCAGCAAAAAAGTCAGCGCGTTGAGCAGACGCCAGAGTTCCAGATCGTAACGCAGACTCCAAACTTTCGTTTTAGCCAGCGCGTTCAGCAGACCCAGGATCAGCGCGGCGACAACGGCATGGTAAGACCAAAACTGATAGGCCAAAAGCAAAAAGGCCAGCTGCAGCCAGCGCGCCAGCAGAGAATCAGCCGGCTGTTTGGCCAGACAAATAAAAATCCGCCAGACCGCGAAAAAAAGCACGGCGGCGCCCACGCTGGTCAGGAGCAGCGGCCAGTCCCAAAAACGCCAGCAAAAACCCAGCAGCATAGCCGTAAAAGAACTCAAGGCGCCGAAACATTGCAGCACGGTCGTCAGCGGCCCACGCGCCGGCCAATAGCTCAAACGGCACAGCGGCTCATTGAAAGAGAGCAGGCCGGCCGCCAGGGAAAAACAAATCAGCCAGGGTTTCAGCGGCTCATAAAAATTAAAATACCGCGCGGCCAACAGCAGCGCGCCGACCGCCAGGCCGTAGATCAGCGCGGCATTGAAAAATAATTTGTACATTTTGCCGCGGACTATTTCCAGCCTGTGCCACGGAAAAGCATTGCCGATAAGATAAGCGGCCAAGACCAGTAAATAAGGAAAAAAAACATAACCGACCACGCCAAATTCAAAAGCATATGTATAGCCCGCCGCTTCCTGCCACGGCGCGAACGCCAGAGCCAGAGCCGCGCCGACCAGAGCAAAAACCACATTGTCCACGAAAAAGCGCGCCAAAGTCCACGCTGCGAAAAAAGCCAGTAACAGAATAATACCGGGCTGCAGTAAAAATTCCGTAATCTGCTGCATAATTTATATTGTATTATAAAACTGTGTTAAAATACATCGATTTAAAAACAAGGAGCAGTGTTAAATGACCGCCAAAATCGCAGTGCTGGCCGGCGACGGCATCGGCCCGGAAGTGATCGAACAAGGG is a window from the Candidatus Margulisiibacteriota bacterium genome containing:
- the priA gene encoding primosomal protein N'; translated protein: MQLSPEQEKALSLIRQKQFVLIHGVTGSGKTEIYLRAAQEVCAAGRQVIVLVPEISLTPQTVQRFAERFEIAVLHSALTPKQRRENQQKILNNEVQLVVGARSALFAPFQNPGLIIIDEEQDGSYKQDNNPRYHAVAAALKRAELCGAKVALGTATPALETYQLFQNPPDDRYGYIYLPRRVNDRPLPPVEIVDMRAELQNGNFSVLSAPLQRELRACLDSGGKAMLLMNRRGFATFVSCRACGYTLECPRCSVALVYHADGQAKCHYCGRAEKIPDRLCPKCGQPYLKYFGAGTQKAEAELQKYFGDARILRMDSDTTKKRGAHEKILKEFLKADRAVLLGTQMIAKGHDFSAVTLVGIIAADALLNLPDFRSAEQTFQLLTQAAGRAGRGDRAGKVIVQTYQPEHYAVQAAARHDTQGFYARELIQRRELNYPPFSRLTAIVFAAADEAQAKKMAERYAQKYAPRALGPAPCIIRKLKGYYRWQILLKDLDVNYADFPAESPVKIEIDVDPLNMY
- the murI gene encoding glutamate racemase, whose translation is MNEYPIGIFDSGIGGLTVLRELQKQLPQESVIYYADLAHMPYGAKTPAEIIAINEEILAYFVERGVKLVVVACNTSSAIALERCKDKFALPIVGVIGPGANTAFALTKNKKIGVLATEATVKSRAYQNILTSLNPTVRVYEQACPRFVPLIERGEFDSPELRVAAAEYLRPLLAAGIDTLIYGCTHYPLIDRTIRACAGNKIKYVDPAAGTAALVKEILTKENLLAAGTGLSEFVASARQGGKYVRVDGRELIFRRAPAYQE
- the queD gene encoding 6-carboxytetrahydropterin synthase QueD, translated to MFELTVESSFSGAHQLIKSNSPCENLHGHNWRVALAVRGEKQEPEVGWVVDFAVVKKALNAELAKFDHKFLNEVLPVSPTAENIAKQIYLDLKEILPVYKVTVWETEKSSAAYFE